A stretch of Plodia interpunctella isolate USDA-ARS_2022_Savannah chromosome 15, ilPloInte3.2, whole genome shotgun sequence DNA encodes these proteins:
- the LOC128676156 gene encoding uncharacterized protein LOC128676156 isoform X1, with translation MLFDLCTKMNMFVWVLLCLLSLHSNMMISGVAGQADCNDLRGRVISHGLHFVPGPDTCTLCVCDNGLPKYCKAVLCSPPQDCRSFRVGNTCCEFICLDDVVKPAEGAEANVRVAAGGAAGVVLLTVALVVYRVRKQKRRRPPHADDQRSLTSIGYISGSMGYMGGTCETALGAWKPPSNYLPRGEAPPPYDEAIAQRPDTMRLTSEPAYHRSYPATVDALARGDDGAPCDHYGNLPRPQQQMANTQTCYNAPLLQPAPDARDGAPLVPHHPLPQNVVGWSSAVRLTGSLGAISNRGLLSVLQREHEHERPRNVPGFYTPTVHTSLHRTIPRISTAETSLLEGSMFSRGERALHAEIRRSFHKPGGAEARHDTGRSMPRNLNLAAADRFDRSDRSDRSDRSDHPDPKPSLDDNAVSWSCGRPRLERAPGGEAGLAPAPAPALAQAPAPAPAPAPAPPSAPHSTLPLTVDKPSCECSYAQPTAGEEADDYRHECENCKAASGSRWAGAGAGAEGSWGRAGPQQRHTQTLQRRAPLLVPAPPATATLPQPVTKQRTTMGPPSNWENWFNTIHDSDTESEEE, from the exons atgttatttgaTTTGTGTACAAAAATGAATATGTTCGTTTGGGTTCTGTTGTGTTTATTGAGCTTACACTCAAATA TGATGATTTCAGGTGTCGCAGGGCAGGCAGATTGCAATGATCTCCGTGGGCGTGTGATATCTCACGGCCTCCACTTCGTTCCCGGGCCCGACACCTGCACTCTTTGTGTTTGTGACAACGGCCTTCCTAAATATTGCAAAGCAGTGCTATGTTCCCCTCCAcag GACTGCCGTTCCTTCCGAGTGGGCAATACATGCTGCGAGTTTATCTGCCTTGATGATGTGGTGAAGCCAGCAGAAGGGGCGGAAGCTAATGTCCGTGTGGCTGCAGGTGGGGCAGCAGGAGTGGTGCTCCTAACAGTAGCATTGGTGGTGTATCGCGTAAGGAAACAGAAGAGGCGGCGCCCGCCGCACGCTGACGACCAGAGGAGCCTTACTAGCATTGG gtatATTAGCGGCAGTATGGGCTACATGGGCGGGACGTGTGAGACGGCGCTGGGCGCGTGGAAGCCGCCCAGCAACTACCTGCCGCGCGGCGAGGCGCCGCCGCCTTACGACGAGGCTATTGCTCAGAGGCCCGACACTATGAG ACTGACGTCAGAGCCAGCGTACCACCGGTCGTACCCGGCGACGGTGGACGCGCTGGCGCGCGGCGACGACGGCGCGCCGTGCGACCACTACGGCAACCTGCCCCGACCGCAGCAACAG ATGGCGAACACGCAAACGTGTTACAACGCGCCGCTGCTGCAACCCGCGCCCGACGCCAGGGACGGGGCCCCCCTCGTCCCGCACCACCCGCTGCCGCAAAATG TGGTGGGGTGGTCCAGCGCAGTGCGGCTGACTGGGTCGCTGGGGGCCATCAGCAACCGCGGGCTGCTGAGCGTGCTGCAGCGCGAGCATGAGCACGAGCGCCCGCGCAACGTGCCCGGCTTCTACACTCCCACCGTCCACACCTCGCT ACACCGCACTATTCCCCGCATCTCGACCGCGGAGACCAGCTTGCTGGAAGGCTCCATGTTCTCCCGCGGCGAGCGAGCGTTACACGCCGAGATACGACGATCGTTCCATAAG CCCGGCGGAGCGGAGGCGCGGCATGACACGGGCCGCAGCATGCCTCGCAACCTGAACCTCGCCGCGGCCGACCGCTTCGACCGCAGCGATCGCAGTGATCGCAGCGATCGCAGTGATCATCCGGACCCCAAGCCCAGTCTTGACGACAA TGCGGTGAGTTGGTCATGCGGTCGTCCGCGCTTGGAGCGGGCTCCGGGCGGCGAGGCGGGCCTGGCCCCGGCCCCGGCCCCGGCCCTGGCCCAGGcgcccgcccccgcccccgcccccgcccccgccccgcCCTCTGCGCCGCACTCCACGCTGCCGCTCACTGTCGACAAG CCGTCGTGCGAGTGCAGCTACGCGCAGCCGACGGCGGGCGAGGAGGCGGACGACTACCGGCACGAGTGCGAGAACTGCAAGGCGGCCAGCGGCTCCAG ATGGGCGGGCGCGGGTGCGGGCGCGGAGGGCAGCTGGGGGCGGGCGGGGCCTCAGCAGCGCCACACGCAGACGCTgcagcgccgcgcgccgctCCTCGTGCCCGCGCCGCCCGCCACCGCCACGCTGCCGCAGCCCGTCACCAAGCAGAG GACCACTATGGGCCCGCCCTCAAATTGGGAGAACTGGTTCAACACAATTCACGACTCGGATACGGAATCGGAA
- the LOC128676156 gene encoding uncharacterized protein LOC128676156 isoform X3, with translation MLFDLCTKMNMFVWVLLCLLSLHSNMMISGVAGQADCNDLRGRVISHGLHFVPGPDTCTLCVCDNGLPKYCKAVLCSPPQDCRSFRVGNTCCEFICLDDVVKPAEGAEANVRVAAGGAAGVVLLTVALVVYRVRKQKRRRPPHADDQRSLTSIGYISGSMGYMGGTCETALGAWKPPSNYLPRGEAPPPYDEAIAQRPDTMRLTSEPAYHRSYPATVDALARGDDGAPCDHYGNLPRPQQQMANTQTCYNAPLLQPAPDARDGAPLVPHHPLPQNVVGWSSAVRLTGSLGAISNRGLLSVLQREHEHERPRNVPGFYTPTVHTSLHRTIPRISTAETSLLEGSMFSRGERALHAEIRRSFHKPGGAEARHDTGRSMPRNLNLAAADRFDRSDRSDRSDRSDHPDPKPSLDDNAVSWSCGRPRLERAPGGEAGLAPAPAPALAQAPAPAPAPAPAPPSAPHSTLPLTVDKPSCECSYAQPTAGEEADDYRHECENCKAASGSRNKGYETFRSNGSNSFYNDCIRAKPERATSRHIYLVCTPHVSWSE, from the exons atgttatttgaTTTGTGTACAAAAATGAATATGTTCGTTTGGGTTCTGTTGTGTTTATTGAGCTTACACTCAAATA TGATGATTTCAGGTGTCGCAGGGCAGGCAGATTGCAATGATCTCCGTGGGCGTGTGATATCTCACGGCCTCCACTTCGTTCCCGGGCCCGACACCTGCACTCTTTGTGTTTGTGACAACGGCCTTCCTAAATATTGCAAAGCAGTGCTATGTTCCCCTCCAcag GACTGCCGTTCCTTCCGAGTGGGCAATACATGCTGCGAGTTTATCTGCCTTGATGATGTGGTGAAGCCAGCAGAAGGGGCGGAAGCTAATGTCCGTGTGGCTGCAGGTGGGGCAGCAGGAGTGGTGCTCCTAACAGTAGCATTGGTGGTGTATCGCGTAAGGAAACAGAAGAGGCGGCGCCCGCCGCACGCTGACGACCAGAGGAGCCTTACTAGCATTGG gtatATTAGCGGCAGTATGGGCTACATGGGCGGGACGTGTGAGACGGCGCTGGGCGCGTGGAAGCCGCCCAGCAACTACCTGCCGCGCGGCGAGGCGCCGCCGCCTTACGACGAGGCTATTGCTCAGAGGCCCGACACTATGAG ACTGACGTCAGAGCCAGCGTACCACCGGTCGTACCCGGCGACGGTGGACGCGCTGGCGCGCGGCGACGACGGCGCGCCGTGCGACCACTACGGCAACCTGCCCCGACCGCAGCAACAG ATGGCGAACACGCAAACGTGTTACAACGCGCCGCTGCTGCAACCCGCGCCCGACGCCAGGGACGGGGCCCCCCTCGTCCCGCACCACCCGCTGCCGCAAAATG TGGTGGGGTGGTCCAGCGCAGTGCGGCTGACTGGGTCGCTGGGGGCCATCAGCAACCGCGGGCTGCTGAGCGTGCTGCAGCGCGAGCATGAGCACGAGCGCCCGCGCAACGTGCCCGGCTTCTACACTCCCACCGTCCACACCTCGCT ACACCGCACTATTCCCCGCATCTCGACCGCGGAGACCAGCTTGCTGGAAGGCTCCATGTTCTCCCGCGGCGAGCGAGCGTTACACGCCGAGATACGACGATCGTTCCATAAG CCCGGCGGAGCGGAGGCGCGGCATGACACGGGCCGCAGCATGCCTCGCAACCTGAACCTCGCCGCGGCCGACCGCTTCGACCGCAGCGATCGCAGTGATCGCAGCGATCGCAGTGATCATCCGGACCCCAAGCCCAGTCTTGACGACAA TGCGGTGAGTTGGTCATGCGGTCGTCCGCGCTTGGAGCGGGCTCCGGGCGGCGAGGCGGGCCTGGCCCCGGCCCCGGCCCCGGCCCTGGCCCAGGcgcccgcccccgcccccgcccccgcccccgccccgcCCTCTGCGCCGCACTCCACGCTGCCGCTCACTGTCGACAAG CCGTCGTGCGAGTGCAGCTACGCGCAGCCGACGGCGGGCGAGGAGGCGGACGACTACCGGCACGAGTGCGAGAACTGCAAGGCGGCCAGCGGCTCCAG GAATAAAGGATACGAAACTTTCCGGAGTAACGGAAGcaattctttttataatgattgtatccgagcaaagccggaGCGGGCAACCAGTCGCCACATATATTTGGTGTGTACACCACACGTATCGTGGTCGGAGTAG
- the Slc25A46a gene encoding mitochondrial outer membrane protein SLC25A46 has translation MAGFGDYSSYNRPFGLDPNRETNDIYDTRYQQIYGYHTPVTEEYQGPPLVMDDVPEEDNSTYVTTAISVASLITENLLSHPFIVLRRQCQVHNSLKNYHIVPYTLLPVVVRLHRRQDFTTLWKGIGSTCIVKGLNLAVEDVVAKGTGWPKEIGKCGSVLQFLQHMALKCVSLAIITPFYSASLVETVQSDIASDKPALLDVFREGFVRILEWGSPSRGRMLPIWAIVLPTAALGISKYLAHISLRGITAKILRFQQRHKHEMSDSYSINYSKSSQNPLIEDINLKANIFSFVTMEILFYPVETIIHRLHIQGTRTIIDNLDTGTSVTPILTGYEGFMDCYNTTVAREGIGGLYKGFGALVLQLAAHLAIIKLTSLVVSEVSNLLKPAKSPTNSDDSVHSQQKYLFN, from the exons atggcTGGTTTTGGAGATTATTCTAGTTATAATAGGCCTTTTGGCTTAGATCCTAATAGAGAAACTAATGATATATACGATACTCGCTATCAACAGATATATGGGTATCACACGCCCGTCACTGAAGAGTACCAAGGACCTCCTCTGGTCATGGATGATGTTCCAGAAGAAG ATAACAGCACCTATGTGACTACGGCTATTAGTGTTGCTAGTCTTATAACTGAGAACTTATTGAGTCATCCATTCATTGTATTACGTAGACAATGTCAG gTCCATAACAGTTTAAAAAACTACCATATAGTACCATACACACTCCTACCAGTGGTGGTGAGACTGCATAGAAGGCAAGATTTCACCACACTGTGGAAGGGTATTGGGTCCACTTGCATTGTGAAGGGCCTTAACTTGGCTGTGGAAGATGTGGTAGCTAAAGGGACAGGATGGCCTAA gGAAATCGGCAAATGTGGATCTGTATTGCAGTTTCTTCAACATATGGCTTTAAAATG TGTTAGTTTAGCCATTATAACACCATTCTACTCTGCAAGTCTAGTTGAAACTGTTCAAAGTGACATTGCCAGTGACAAACCTGCATTACTGGATGTGTTCCGAGAAGGCTTCGTCCGTATTCTGGAGTGGGGGTCTCCCAGTCGAGGCAGGATGTTGCCAATATGGGCTATTGTGCTACCTACAGCTGCTCTCGGAATTTCGAAGTATCTGGCCCA cataTCGCTTAGAGGCATAACAGCAAAGATCCTACGATTCCAACAAAGGCACAAACATGAAATGAGTGACAGTTACAGCATAAACTATAGCAAAAGCTCACAGAACCCCCTTATTGAGGACATCAACTTGAAAGCTAATATATTCTCCTTTGTTACAATGGAAATACTATTTTATCCAGTTGAGACTATCATTCACAGACTTCACATACAG GGAACAAGAACAATTATAGACAATTTAGACACTGGAACATCAGTGACTCCCATCCTAACTGGATATGAAGGTTTCATGGACTGTTACAACACAACAGTGGCACGGGAAGGCATTGGTGGACTTTATAAAGGATTTGGAGCATTAGTGCTTCAACTTGCAGCTCATCTAGCAATCATAAAACTTACTTCATTGGTGGTTTCAGAAGTATCAAATCTGTTGAAGCCAGCCAAATCTCCAACCAATTCAGATGATTCTGTTCActcacaacaaaaatatttatttaattaa
- the mRpL34 gene encoding large ribosomal subunit protein bL34m: MSGLLRALFQPLKLFKQTMGPISSIPPSTALVKSEYPILTTIRTKVRCYFPRPNEVRRVRRHGWKTRMSTPAGRRTIMRRLLKGRFVLSH, encoded by the exons ATGTCGGGTCTTCTGAGGGCATTATTTCAACCTTTAAA attatttaaacaaacaatgGGACCAATATCAAGTATTCCACCTAGCACAGCTTTAGTTAAATCAGAATATCCCATATTAACTACTATCAGAACTAAAGTACGCTGCTACTTTCCTCGGCCTAATGAAGTCCGAAGGGTGCGGCGACATGGATGGAAAACAAGGATGTCTACTCCCGCTGGACGCAGAACTATTATGAGAAGACTTTTAAAAGGAAGATTTGTTCTATCTCATTAA
- the LOC128676156 gene encoding uncharacterized protein LOC128676156 isoform X2 encodes MLFDLCTKMNMFVWVLLCLLSLHSNSVAGQADCNDLRGRVISHGLHFVPGPDTCTLCVCDNGLPKYCKAVLCSPPQDCRSFRVGNTCCEFICLDDVVKPAEGAEANVRVAAGGAAGVVLLTVALVVYRVRKQKRRRPPHADDQRSLTSIGYISGSMGYMGGTCETALGAWKPPSNYLPRGEAPPPYDEAIAQRPDTMRLTSEPAYHRSYPATVDALARGDDGAPCDHYGNLPRPQQQMANTQTCYNAPLLQPAPDARDGAPLVPHHPLPQNVVGWSSAVRLTGSLGAISNRGLLSVLQREHEHERPRNVPGFYTPTVHTSLHRTIPRISTAETSLLEGSMFSRGERALHAEIRRSFHKPGGAEARHDTGRSMPRNLNLAAADRFDRSDRSDRSDRSDHPDPKPSLDDNAVSWSCGRPRLERAPGGEAGLAPAPAPALAQAPAPAPAPAPAPPSAPHSTLPLTVDKPSCECSYAQPTAGEEADDYRHECENCKAASGSRWAGAGAGAEGSWGRAGPQQRHTQTLQRRAPLLVPAPPATATLPQPVTKQRTTMGPPSNWENWFNTIHDSDTESEEE; translated from the exons atgttatttgaTTTGTGTACAAAAATGAATATGTTCGTTTGGGTTCTGTTGTGTTTATTGAGCTTACACTCAAATA GTGTCGCAGGGCAGGCAGATTGCAATGATCTCCGTGGGCGTGTGATATCTCACGGCCTCCACTTCGTTCCCGGGCCCGACACCTGCACTCTTTGTGTTTGTGACAACGGCCTTCCTAAATATTGCAAAGCAGTGCTATGTTCCCCTCCAcag GACTGCCGTTCCTTCCGAGTGGGCAATACATGCTGCGAGTTTATCTGCCTTGATGATGTGGTGAAGCCAGCAGAAGGGGCGGAAGCTAATGTCCGTGTGGCTGCAGGTGGGGCAGCAGGAGTGGTGCTCCTAACAGTAGCATTGGTGGTGTATCGCGTAAGGAAACAGAAGAGGCGGCGCCCGCCGCACGCTGACGACCAGAGGAGCCTTACTAGCATTGG gtatATTAGCGGCAGTATGGGCTACATGGGCGGGACGTGTGAGACGGCGCTGGGCGCGTGGAAGCCGCCCAGCAACTACCTGCCGCGCGGCGAGGCGCCGCCGCCTTACGACGAGGCTATTGCTCAGAGGCCCGACACTATGAG ACTGACGTCAGAGCCAGCGTACCACCGGTCGTACCCGGCGACGGTGGACGCGCTGGCGCGCGGCGACGACGGCGCGCCGTGCGACCACTACGGCAACCTGCCCCGACCGCAGCAACAG ATGGCGAACACGCAAACGTGTTACAACGCGCCGCTGCTGCAACCCGCGCCCGACGCCAGGGACGGGGCCCCCCTCGTCCCGCACCACCCGCTGCCGCAAAATG TGGTGGGGTGGTCCAGCGCAGTGCGGCTGACTGGGTCGCTGGGGGCCATCAGCAACCGCGGGCTGCTGAGCGTGCTGCAGCGCGAGCATGAGCACGAGCGCCCGCGCAACGTGCCCGGCTTCTACACTCCCACCGTCCACACCTCGCT ACACCGCACTATTCCCCGCATCTCGACCGCGGAGACCAGCTTGCTGGAAGGCTCCATGTTCTCCCGCGGCGAGCGAGCGTTACACGCCGAGATACGACGATCGTTCCATAAG CCCGGCGGAGCGGAGGCGCGGCATGACACGGGCCGCAGCATGCCTCGCAACCTGAACCTCGCCGCGGCCGACCGCTTCGACCGCAGCGATCGCAGTGATCGCAGCGATCGCAGTGATCATCCGGACCCCAAGCCCAGTCTTGACGACAA TGCGGTGAGTTGGTCATGCGGTCGTCCGCGCTTGGAGCGGGCTCCGGGCGGCGAGGCGGGCCTGGCCCCGGCCCCGGCCCCGGCCCTGGCCCAGGcgcccgcccccgcccccgcccccgcccccgccccgcCCTCTGCGCCGCACTCCACGCTGCCGCTCACTGTCGACAAG CCGTCGTGCGAGTGCAGCTACGCGCAGCCGACGGCGGGCGAGGAGGCGGACGACTACCGGCACGAGTGCGAGAACTGCAAGGCGGCCAGCGGCTCCAG ATGGGCGGGCGCGGGTGCGGGCGCGGAGGGCAGCTGGGGGCGGGCGGGGCCTCAGCAGCGCCACACGCAGACGCTgcagcgccgcgcgccgctCCTCGTGCCCGCGCCGCCCGCCACCGCCACGCTGCCGCAGCCCGTCACCAAGCAGAG GACCACTATGGGCCCGCCCTCAAATTGGGAGAACTGGTTCAACACAATTCACGACTCGGATACGGAATCGGAA
- the ear gene encoding protein AF-9: MTSIKVNFEIGHVASLRSKKTPEGFTHDWEVFVRGQEGADISHFVDKVVFNLHNTFHKPRRVVKEPPFSLKESGYAGFLIPIDIYLKNKDEPKKIPFVYDLNLHNSGLLKDRYVFQNPNDEFKKKLLKGGGITVRNDAYYTNPDQESRSRDSFSDDKPQMTSKPKMSSENVKKHKVKEHKEEVPHKTSSFETLFGPPIQKPPKVSPDPKKIEKNVATVAKPDKKERSSSDKKSKHDHKESKSEKVKAKEEKDKPKQDKVKSHNKEQERTKDKPNKRTSDRPPSPEPAKKRCVSPVRKPPSPPPRSSSASSFKEEYKPPKHDISEQKKQKTEDKAPEIKTDKESKEKKKKEKKSHDRDKERKEKKEHKKDSHKSKESPKEIVKEIAKPREIPKEIVKESPPIKEKLSKPEKNKFSIENLRKTPPPENVERLENHKSKDKGDSEKRHKHKKKDKKRDESREKHKESSKEKKHRHEKNREIVPEPVEIIERRETPVSKERSLPEPASPISIDTASQCSSKSGIAKTSHIGNEDVNSSHSDSESSIIAEEEELKVKVENPSPEPLKHEPSPEIEPEPEPEVEPEPEPVVEPPHKEKSRKHKDKSSKREEKRRKRKAAEEEEETRKLVKTENSAPLNADMEKGESSGSTSVETKVQDNGVSSSLGEDAEPGDLSPEYMGQLRDLQKRIMTINNNEDLERVVNLIAETGRYEVTTQTFDFDLCLLDRSTVQQLIQLVGC, translated from the exons ATGACATCAATTAaagtgaattttgaaattgggCATGTAGCTTCTTTGCGGTCCAAGAAGACGCCCGAAGGATTCACTCACGATTGGGAAGTTTTCGTGCGCGGGCAAGAAGGTGCCGATATAAGTCACTTTGTAGACAAAGTTGTATTCAATCTTCACAACACTTTTCACAAACCTAGAAGAG ttgTTAAGGAGCCACCATTCTCTCTCAAGGAATCTGGTTATGCTGGGTTTCTAATTCCCAttgatatttacttaaaaaataaagatgaaCCTAAGAAAATACCATTTGtgtatgatttaaatttacacaatAGTGGACTTCTTAAAGACAGGTATGTGTTTCAAAACCCCAATGATGAGTTCAAGAAGAAACTGTTGAAGGGAGGCGGTATAACTGTCAGAAATGATGCTTACTACACTAATCCTGATCAGGAAAGTAGAAGTCGAGATTCCTTCAGTGATGACAAGCCACAAATGACCAGTAAACCCAAAATGTCATcagaaaatgtcaaaaaacatAAGGTTAAGGAGCATAAAGAAGAAGTCCCTCATAAAACAAGTAGTTTTGAAACTTTGTTTGGACCACCTATTCAGAAACCTCCCAAAGTGTCGCCAGATCCTAAaaagatagaaaaaaatgtagctACTGTAGCTAAACCAGACAAAAAAGAAAGATCTAGTTcagataaaaaatcaaaacatgaTCATAAAGAATCTAAATCAGAAAAAGTGAAagcaaaagaagaaaaagacaaACCTAAACAAGACAAAGTGAAAAGTCATAACAAAGAACAAGAACGAACTAAAGATAAACCCAATAAAAGGACAAGTGACAGGCCACCTTCACCAGAGCCAGCCAAGAAGAGATGTGTCAGTCCAGTGAGAAAACCACCCAGTCCTCCTCCACGGTCAAGTAGTGCTTCTAGCTTTAAAGAAGAATATAAACCTCCAAAGCATGATATCTCTgaacaaaagaaacaaaaaactgAAGACAAAGCACCGGAAATAAAGACAGATAAAGAATCAAaggaaaagaagaagaaagaaaagaaaagtcATGATAGAGATAAAgaaaggaaagaaaaaaaggaACATAAAAAAGACAGTCATAAATCAAAAGAATCTCCTAAAGAAATTGTGAAAGAAATAGCAAAGCCCAGGGAGATACCTAAAGAAATAGTGAAAGAATCCCCCCCAATAAAAGAAAAGCTATCAAAACCAGAGAAAAACAAGTTTTCTATAGAGAATCTTAGGAAAACTCCACCCCCCGAAAATGTTGAAAGATTGGAAAACCATAAATCAAAAGACAAAGGAGATTCAGAAAAACGACACAAACAtaagaaaaaagataaaaagcgTGATGAGTCTAGAGAAAAGCACAAAGAATCTAGCAAAGAGAAAAAACATAGGCATGAAAAGAACAGAGAAATTGTCCCTGAGCCTGTTGAAATCATTGAACGTAGAGAAACTCCCGTTTCTAAAGAGAGATCTCTACCGGAACCAGCTTCTCCTATTTCTATTGACACAGCATCTCAGTGCAGTTCAAAGAGTGGCATTGCCAAGACATCACACATTGGGAATGAAGACGTGAACAGTAGTCACTCAGATTCAGAGAGCTCTATAATAGCTGAAGAAGAGGagttaaaagtaaaagttGAGAATCCTTCACCAGAGCCACTGAAACATGAGCCTTCTCCTGAGATAGAACCTGAGCCGGAGCCCGAAGTTGAGCCAGAACCAGAACCGGTGGTAGAACCACCCCATAAAGAGAAATCAAGAAAGCACAAAGACAAATCTTCCAAGAGGGAAGAGAAACGACGTAAGAGAAAAGCTgcagaagaagaagaagagacTAGGAAATTAGTTAAAACAGAAAATTCAGCTCCTCTTAATGCTGACATGGAAAAAGGCGAGAGTAGTGGTTCTACATCAGTAGAGACTAAAGTCCAAGATAATGGGGTTTCAAGTAGCTTGGGTGAGGATGCTGAGCCTGGAGACCTATCTCCCGAGTACATGGGACAGCTCCGTGACCTTCAGAAGCGCATCATGACCATTAACAACAATGAAGATCTCGAAAGAGTGGTCAATTTGATAGCAGAAACTGGCAGGTATGAAGTTACTACACAGACATTTGACTTTGACTTGTGTCTTTTAGACCGCTCAACAGTGCAACAACTAATACAACTAGTTGGTTGCTAG